Proteins from a single region of Anastrepha ludens isolate Willacy chromosome 5, idAnaLude1.1, whole genome shotgun sequence:
- the LOC128864642 gene encoding histone H4-like: protein MTGRGKGGKGLGKGGAKRHRKVLRDNIQGITKPAIRRLARRGGVKRISGLIYEETRGVLKVFLENVIRDAVTYTEHAKRKTVTAMDVILTCANSKYQKMTGRGKGGKGLGKGGAKRHRKVLRDNIQGITKPAIRRLARRGGVKRISGLIYEETRGVLKVFLENVIRDAVTYTEHAKRKTVTAMDVVYALKRQGRTLYGFGG, encoded by the exons atgactggtcgcggcaaaggtggtaaaggtttgggaaaaggtggtgccaaacgccatcgcaaagttttacgtgataacatccaaggtatcactaaaccagctattcgacgtttagctcgtcgtggtggtgtaaaacgtatatctggtttgatatatgaagaaactcgtggtgttttaaaagtatttttggagaatgttatccgtgatgcagttacctatactgaacatgccaaaaggaaaacagttacagctatggatgtt attcttacttgtgcaaatagtaaatatcaaaaaatgactggtcgcggcaaaggtggtaaaggtttgggaaaaggtggtgccaaacgccatcgcaaagttttacgtgataacatccaaggtatcactaaaccagctattcgacgtttagctcgtcgtggtggtgtaaaacgtatatctggtttgatatatgaagaaactcgtggtgttttaaaagtatttttggagaatgttatccgtgatgcagttacctatactgaacatgccaaaaggaaaacagttacagctatggatgttgtgtacgctttaaagagacaaggccgtactttatacggtttcggcggtta
- the LOC128863439 gene encoding histone H2B, translated as MPPKTSGKAAKKAGKAQKNITKNDKKKKRKRKESYAIYIYKVLKQVHPDTGISSKAMSIMNSFVNDIFERIAAEASRLAHYNKRSTITSREIQTAVRLLLPGELAKHAVSEGTKAVTKYTSSK; from the coding sequence atgccgccaaaaactagtggaaaagcagcaaagaaagccggtaaggctcaaaagaatattactaaaaatgataagaaaaagaagcgtaagaggaaggaaagttatgctatctacatctataaagtgttgaaacaagtacatcctgataccggtatttcatccaaggccatgagcattatgaatagttttgtgaatgacatctttgagcgcattgctgcggaagcgtcgcgtttagctcactataacaaacgttcaaccatcaccagtcgcgaaattcaaactgctgtacgtttactcttgcccggtgaattggccaaacatgccgtcagtgaaggtaccaaagctgttaccaaatataccagttccaaataa